One genomic window of Quercus lobata isolate SW786 chromosome 9, ValleyOak3.0 Primary Assembly, whole genome shotgun sequence includes the following:
- the LOC115961893 gene encoding uncharacterized protein LOC115961893, which translates to MARTGDKRDDQRSKPPTGRFTNFTPLNTPIDQVLMQIKDEGALTFPVKLKGDPSKRPRDKYCHFHQVHSHNTSDCYDLKQQIEALIRQGKLQKFIGKEGTEQNPGVPARRKNERPRPPMGDIRMITGGSTSSSFKKAHKAYLRMVQNIQLTRYAPKMVRVNNPVIEFTKEDARRLHHPHDDALVVSIRVGDYKTYRVIIENGSSTDILYYLGFQQMRIEKEQLIPTNAPLVGFGGTRVYPLGTIILPVTVGDYPKQITKDVTFLVIDCSSTYNTILGRPTLNSWKAVTSTYHLMIKFPIKWQRVNATLSC; encoded by the coding sequence ATGGCTAGAACAGGAGATAAAAGAGATGATCAAAGATCCAAGCCCCCGACAGGGAGATTCACAAACTTCACCCCCCTGAATACCCCGATTGATCAGGTACTGATGCAGATCAAAGACGAAGGAGCCTTAACTTTCCCCGTCAAATTGAAGGGTGACCCCAGCAAAAGGCCCAGGGATAAATATTGCCATTTTCATCAAGTCCACAGTCACAACACGTCTGATTGCTATGACCTAAAACAGCAGATAGAGGCCCTCATTAGGCAAGGGAAATTGCAAAAATTCATCGGCAAGGAAGGAACAGAACAAAACCCAGGAGTACCAGCCCGAAGAAAAAATGAGCGACCCAGGCCACCCATGggagacataaggatgatcaCAGGGGGCAGTACTTCTAGTTCCTTTAAGAAGGCACATAAGGCATACCTACGGATGGTTCAGAATATTCAACTAACAAGATATGCCCCGAAGATGGTGCGGGTTAACAATCCTGTAATTGAGTTCACGAAGGAAGATGCCCGACGTCTCCACCACCCACATGATGATGCACTCGTAGTCAGTATACGGGTAGGAGACTATAAAACCTACAGGGTAATAATAGAAAACGGAAGCTCCACGGACATCTTATACTATCTAGGTTTTCAGCAGATGAGAATAGAGAAAGAACAATTGATCCCAACCAACGCCCCGCTCGTAGGATTTGGAGGAACAAGGGTGTATCCACTGGGTACGATCATCCTACCAGTGACAGTCGGAGATTACCCTAAACAGATCACGAAGGACGTGACCTTCCTAGTCATTGACTgctcatccacatacaacaccaTATTGGGACGTCCTACTTTGAATTCATGGAAGGCTGTAACATCAACCTACCATTTGATGATCAAGTTTCCCATCAAGTGGCAGCGCGTGAATGCTACATTGTCATGCTAG